One segment of Balaenoptera ricei isolate mBalRic1 chromosome 8, mBalRic1.hap2, whole genome shotgun sequence DNA contains the following:
- the PPP2R5B gene encoding serine/threonine-protein phosphatase 2A 56 kDa regulatory subunit beta isoform isoform X1 — METKLPPASTPGSPSSPGLSPVPPPDKVDGFSRRSLRRARPRRSHSSSQFRYQSNQQELIPLPLLKDVPASELHELLSRKLAQCGVMFDFLDCVADLKGKEVKRAALNELVECVGSTRGVLIEPVYPDIIRMISVNIFRTLPPSENPEFDPEEDEPNLEPSWPHLQLVYEFFLRFLESPDFQPSVAKRYVDQKFVLMLLELFDSEDPREREYLKTILHRVYGKFLGLRAYIRKQCSHIFLRFIYELEHFNGVAELLEILGSIINGFALPLKTEHKQFLVRVLIPLHSVKSLSVFHAQLAYCVVQFLEKDATLTEHVIRGLLKYWPKTCTQKEVMFLGEMEEILDVIEPSQFVKIQEPLFKQVARCVSSPHFQVAERALYFWNNEYILSLIEDNCHTVLPAVFGTLYQVSKEHWNQTIVSLIYNVLKTFMEMNGKLFDELTASYKLEKQHAGASKPSCPLHPPIILPSTSSWEQQKAQERQELWQGLEELRLRRLQGTQGAKEAPLQRLTPQVATGGGQS; from the exons ATGGAGACGAAGCTGCCCCCCGCGAGCACCCCCGGCAGCCCCTCGTCCCCAGGGCTGTCCCCGGTGCCCCCACCCGACAAGGTGGACGGCTTCTCCCGCCGTTCCCTCCGCAGGGCCCGGCCCCGGCGGTCCCACAGCTCCTCTCAGTTCCGCTATCAGAGCAACCAGCAGGAACTCATCCCACTGCCCCTGCTCAAAG atGTGCCAGCctctgagctgcatgagctgctgagCCGGAAGCTGGCCCAGTGTGGGGTGATGTTTGACTTCTTGGACTGTGTGGCCGACCTGAAGGGGAAGGAGGTGAAGCGGGCGGCGCTCAATGAGCTGGTGGAGTGTGTGGGGAGCACTCGGGGGGTCCTCATTGAGCCTGTCTACCCAGACATCATCCGCATG ATCTCAGTGAATATCTTCCGGACGCTGCCACCCAGTGAGAACCCTGAATTTGACCCTGAAGAGGATGAGCCCAACCTTGAGCCTTCATGGCCACATCTTCAG CTGGTATATGAGTTTTTCCTGCGTTTCTTGGAGAGCCCAGACTTCCAGCCCTCCGTGGCCAAGAGATATGTGGATCAAAAGTTTGTCCTGATG CTCCTGGAGCTATTTGATAGCGAGGACCCTCGGGAGCGTGAGTACCTCAAGACCATCTTGCACAGGGTCTACGGCAAGTTCCTGGGGCTCCGGGCCTACATCCGCAAACAGTGCAGCCATATCTTCCTCCG GTTCATCTATGAACTCGAGCACTTCAATGGCGTGGCTGAGCTGCTGGAGATCTTAGGAAG CATCATCAACGGCTTTGCGCTGCCCCTGAAGACCGAGCACAAGCAGTTTCTGGTTCGAGTCCTGATTCCCCTGCACTCTGTCAAGTCGCTGTCTGTCTTTCACGCCCAG CTGGCATACTGTGTGGTACAGTTCCTGGAGAAGGATGCCACTTTGACAGAGCAT GTGATCCGGGGGCTGCTCAAATACTGGCCAAAAACCTGTACCCAGAAGGAG gtgATGTTTCTGGGGGAGATGGAAGAGATTCTGGATGTCATTGAGCCCTCCCAGTTCGTGAAGATCCAGGAGCCCCTCTTCAAGCAGGTGGCTCGCTGTGTGTCCAGCCCCCATTTCCAG GTTGCAGAGCGGGCTCTGTATTTCTGGAACAATGAGTATATCCTGAGCCTCATTGAGGACAACTGCCATACTGTGCTGCCTGCTGTGTTTGGGACCCTCTACCAAGTCTCCAAGGAGCACTGGAATCA AACCATTGTGTCTCTGATCTACAATGTGCTCAAGACCTTCATGGAGATGAATGGGAAGCTGTTTGATGAGCTCACAGCCTCCTACAAGCTGGAAAAGCAGCA TGCTGGGGCATCCAAGCCCAGTTGTCCCCTGCATCCTCCAATTATCCTCCCAAGTACTTCGTCCTG ggAACAGCAGAAGGCCCAGGAACGTCAGGAGCTGTGGCAAGGCCTGGAGGAGCTACGGCTACGCCGGCTACAGGGGACCCAGGGGGCCAAAGAGGCCCCGCTCCAGCGGCTTACACCCCAGGTGGCCACCGGTGGAGGTCAGAGCTAA
- the PPP2R5B gene encoding serine/threonine-protein phosphatase 2A 56 kDa regulatory subunit beta isoform isoform X2, with protein sequence METKLPPASTPGSPSSPGLSPVPPPDKVDGFSRRSLRRARPRRSHSSSQFRYQSNQQELIPLPLLKDVPASELHELLSRKLAQCGVMFDFLDCVADLKGKEVKRAALNELVECVGSTRGVLIEPVYPDIIRMISVNIFRTLPPSENPEFDPEEDEPNLEPSWPHLQLVYEFFLRFLESPDFQPSVAKRYVDQKFVLMLLELFDSEDPREREYLKTILHRVYGKFLGLRAYIRKQCSHIFLRFIYELEHFNGVAELLEILGSIINGFALPLKTEHKQFLVRVLIPLHSVKSLSVFHAQLAYCVVQFLEKDATLTEHVIRGLLKYWPKTCTQKEVMFLGEMEEILDVIEPSQFVKIQEPLFKQVARCVSSPHFQVAERALYFWNNEYILSLIEDNCHTVLPAVFGTLYQVSKEHWNQTIVSLIYNVLKTFMEMNGKLFDELTASYKLEKQQEQQKAQERQELWQGLEELRLRRLQGTQGAKEAPLQRLTPQVATGGGQS encoded by the exons ATGGAGACGAAGCTGCCCCCCGCGAGCACCCCCGGCAGCCCCTCGTCCCCAGGGCTGTCCCCGGTGCCCCCACCCGACAAGGTGGACGGCTTCTCCCGCCGTTCCCTCCGCAGGGCCCGGCCCCGGCGGTCCCACAGCTCCTCTCAGTTCCGCTATCAGAGCAACCAGCAGGAACTCATCCCACTGCCCCTGCTCAAAG atGTGCCAGCctctgagctgcatgagctgctgagCCGGAAGCTGGCCCAGTGTGGGGTGATGTTTGACTTCTTGGACTGTGTGGCCGACCTGAAGGGGAAGGAGGTGAAGCGGGCGGCGCTCAATGAGCTGGTGGAGTGTGTGGGGAGCACTCGGGGGGTCCTCATTGAGCCTGTCTACCCAGACATCATCCGCATG ATCTCAGTGAATATCTTCCGGACGCTGCCACCCAGTGAGAACCCTGAATTTGACCCTGAAGAGGATGAGCCCAACCTTGAGCCTTCATGGCCACATCTTCAG CTGGTATATGAGTTTTTCCTGCGTTTCTTGGAGAGCCCAGACTTCCAGCCCTCCGTGGCCAAGAGATATGTGGATCAAAAGTTTGTCCTGATG CTCCTGGAGCTATTTGATAGCGAGGACCCTCGGGAGCGTGAGTACCTCAAGACCATCTTGCACAGGGTCTACGGCAAGTTCCTGGGGCTCCGGGCCTACATCCGCAAACAGTGCAGCCATATCTTCCTCCG GTTCATCTATGAACTCGAGCACTTCAATGGCGTGGCTGAGCTGCTGGAGATCTTAGGAAG CATCATCAACGGCTTTGCGCTGCCCCTGAAGACCGAGCACAAGCAGTTTCTGGTTCGAGTCCTGATTCCCCTGCACTCTGTCAAGTCGCTGTCTGTCTTTCACGCCCAG CTGGCATACTGTGTGGTACAGTTCCTGGAGAAGGATGCCACTTTGACAGAGCAT GTGATCCGGGGGCTGCTCAAATACTGGCCAAAAACCTGTACCCAGAAGGAG gtgATGTTTCTGGGGGAGATGGAAGAGATTCTGGATGTCATTGAGCCCTCCCAGTTCGTGAAGATCCAGGAGCCCCTCTTCAAGCAGGTGGCTCGCTGTGTGTCCAGCCCCCATTTCCAG GTTGCAGAGCGGGCTCTGTATTTCTGGAACAATGAGTATATCCTGAGCCTCATTGAGGACAACTGCCATACTGTGCTGCCTGCTGTGTTTGGGACCCTCTACCAAGTCTCCAAGGAGCACTGGAATCA AACCATTGTGTCTCTGATCTACAATGTGCTCAAGACCTTCATGGAGATGAATGGGAAGCTGTTTGATGAGCTCACAGCCTCCTACAAGCTGGAAAAGCAGCA ggAACAGCAGAAGGCCCAGGAACGTCAGGAGCTGTGGCAAGGCCTGGAGGAGCTACGGCTACGCCGGCTACAGGGGACCCAGGGGGCCAAAGAGGCCCCGCTCCAGCGGCTTACACCCCAGGTGGCCACCGGTGGAGGTCAGAGCTAA
- the GPHA2 gene encoding glycoprotein hormone alpha-2, with protein MPMASPQTLLLCLLVLAVTEGQGQQAAIPGCYLHPFNVTVRSDRQGTCQGSHVAQACVGHCESSAFPSRYSVLVASGYRHNITSVSQCCTISSLRKVKVQLHCGGDRREELEIFTARACQCDMCRLSRY; from the exons ATGCCCATGGCGTCCCCCCAAACCCTGCTCCTCTGCCTGCTGGTCCTGGCGGTCACTGAAGGCCAGGGTCAACAGGCAGCCATCCCAGGCTGCTACTTGCACC CCTTCAATGTGACGGTGCGAAGTGACCGCCAAGGCACCTGCCAGGGCTCCCACGTGGCACAGGCCTGCGTGGGCCACTGCGAGTCCAGCGCCTTCCCTTCCCGTTACTCGGTGCTGGTGGCCAGTGGCTATCGACATAACATCACCTCCGTCTCTCAGTGCTGCACCATCAGCAGCCTGAGGAAG GTGAAGGTGCAGCTGCATTGTGGGGGGGACCGGAGGGAGGAGCTGGAGATCTTCACGGCCAGGGCCTGCCAGTGTGACATGTGTCGCCTCTCGCGCTACTAG
- the MAJIN gene encoding membrane-anchored junction protein isoform X3: MKWFHENLSTGKPVNSSPLGLVLAERKAAGAMTRKRKHAEAPGSPTRPGLDRPKKGTSSQELSKKKAPMETRRKRERKTQQEWQETSAFDITDVQDQDSKWGDSRAEKITPPLQQNDPPPPEGRTELGTSGFFGFLSSLFPFRYFFRKSSQ, from the exons ATGAAATGGTTTCATGAAAACCTGTCAACTG GAAAACCAGTAAACAGCAGTCCTCTTGGGTTG GTCCTGGCAGAGAGGAAAGCAGCAGGAGCCATGACGAGGAAACGAAAACACGCAGAAGCGCCCGGCTCCCCAACCAGGCCAGGGCTGGACAG GCCCAAGAAGGGGACTTCCAGCCAAGAGCTCAGCAAAAAGAAGGCCCCTATGGAAACCAGGAGG aagagagaaagaaaaacccagCAGGAATGGCAGGAGACCTCAGCATTTGATATCACTGATGTTCAGGACCAGG ATTCTAAGTGGGGGGACAGCCGAGCAGAGAAGATTACCCCACCATTGCAGCAAAACGATCCACCTCCACCTGAAGGACGCACAGAGCTGGGAACCAGTGGCTTCTTTGGGTTTCTAAG CTCCCTCTTCCCGTTTCGGTATTTCTTCAGAAAGAGCAGCCAGTGA